CTTGAGTAGGTGAATGGATTGCTGGCCCAATCTTGGAGGTCATCGGCACTGAAAATGGGAGGTGGGGTGACCGAAGTAGGGCTGTCCTGCAGTCCATTGGAGCTTGGGAATCCAGCGAAACTGAAACTGTGCTGGAGCCTGGGTCTCTCGAGCTTAGATGAGGACAGAGGGTACTGGGGAGGTGGCCCCCTTCGCTCCTCTGCATTGTGTATAAAGTGGCACCGTGGCCCATATGGACAAAAGCCAATAGTGTGAAAAGTGCGGCAAAGTTCTGTCTTGTACTTGGGATGACGATTCAGGCTGCGGAGCTCATGACTACCATGGGCGAATTGGCACTTATCCCCATACTTGCAGGCCCCGTTCTCCTCAAATGGCCGGCACAGTTCTGTCTTGTAGCGACTGGAGTTGACTTGCCCGCCCGCACTGCCGTTGCCACCAGGCTTCTGAAGTAATCTCTCACCAGTCTCCGAAAAGGAACGGTCTCTGAAGCGATTCTCCTTATTGTTCCCGCTGCCATTGGAGCAGCTCTCCATCTTTAGGCTGTTCAGAAACTGATTCTGGTTGAACTTGGGACTGGTCAGAGTAACCGAGTGCCTCCGCTGATACACCCCAACTGACGGGGTGCCCACTGCCTTCCTGTCCAGCAGGGGACCATTTGGGGTATTGGCAGCAGTGCAGGGAGCAGCTGCAGGAAGTGGGGGGCTGAggatattgttgttgttgtagtttagCATCTTGTTATTCTAATgggaggaggagagaaaaaaaaaaagacaagagaaGAAAAGATGGTTACGTTCAGTTCTATTAATTAGAAAATGGTCAACTGCATTGATGCTTATTGGAAAGCACTCATGCAACAGTACTGGAGAGTAATAAATGTTAGGATTCACAATGTCAGCTAGCCCTGTTCACGtttgagggaagaatggacgaACACCGTGCTGAAAAGTTAGACAACATTCGCAGTTATGAATAATGGTCCGCCACGTAATGCATAAAACTGTTCGCTGATCGGATACCGGAGTCCCAGAAAAACTCGCCTTCCGCGTATCCGATCTCCGTTTACAcaacacttaaaacaaaaaaagaaccccTCCGATTTCGCCATGAGCAGAAAACTATGGTGGGAGATTCTGCACCACCCGAGGTATTAAGAACTTGACCGAGTCAGTTTCTTGAGGGAGTAGACGACCCAACTCTCAAGAGAAACAAGAAAACAAGTCTGGCCGGGAGTGTAACGTGAAACCGAAAAGGGTTGGAAACTGAAGCACGCAAACGAAGacgcgatttttttttttaaatgataaaggaGAATGCGACGTCGCAAGAAAAGCCAGCTCGGCCCGTGCGGCCCTCAACTCTCGCAACACGCCTCCTTCGTGCCATTTCGGAGCTCTTAACGTGGTGACGATTGTGAAAGGACGAGTTACACGGCACATGATTATGCTATtgggaaggggaaaaaaataggGCCAACTCACAAGCCACGCCATCCGGTAAACACACAACAAAGTGCGGATACGAAACGAAGAAGCGAAGCGGTGAAGGGGAGAGAGAGCGTGAAGACCCATCACGCTTCCGTCTATGTattgagaagaagaaaaaaaaaaaagtaggtgaCTCGACCGCAATCGGGTTAAGAAAACGtaaaggggaggaaaaaaaaaggaagcgaaggaaaaaaaaaaaagttttgcacgtGGAATAGTAAAGAGTGTAAAGCCGCAAACGTAAGAGCGTTTTAATGGCAGCGATTGGGGGAGGGGAGGCAGTGGCGTACATGGCGCGAGACGCATTCCTTCACACCATTGGCGCGGCCAGACGGCACACAACACGCGAGGTGAAGATTGTGGGAGACCGCGGCTCTCGAACGGGCCCGTACGGTTTCACCGAAACGGATCGCCAAGGTAAATTCAGGGCTTCATTCAAGTTAGTAAGTGGAACGGGCTGGCGGCCGGTCGTGCACGCGCGCAGTTCCACACGGAGGGGCTCGAAGTCCGGGCGGTCACGCTGAAACAACCCCACAAGCCCCAACTCCGGCAGCAGTAGTTGAAGCACCGCCACCCTTTGTCAGTCCGGATAGCTGAACTTATTTCAAGTTAAACTTTCGggaagaattaaaataaagttttgttaagttttaccGCGGCAGTCAACCTTCGCGCGTATTCACGTGAGTTTAGCGACGCGCTTCTTCAGACTCCCTGCACATGCCTGCCACGCACGGCGTTTCCCTTTGAAACAAACAGCCTGTCAAACATGATGCaagtttaaaatacagtaagtaaCGAATACTCTTTAAATGCGGGGCACAAAATGGATCGCTTAACAGCGGTCAATACTCTGTGAAACAACGGGCAGCTGCGATCTGGGTTAAGTACAGGCGAACGATAGCGTGTAACTTTGCGCCacataaataaatcctttttgtttaacaaaacaagcgcataaaaaaaacttttcccaTCTATCATAGAGAGAACAGGATGAAGTGCAAAACGCTTAAAAGtgattaaatacatacatattgcaaaagaaaaaaaagtttaccttGTTCAGTACTTCAGTTAAATCAAAGAAGGGCGACACCAAAGCCGTAGACATCTTCGGTGCGGTGAaggtaaaacacacacaaaaaaaaaatgtaaaaaaaaaaaaaacaaacttaacaaGAAAATCACAGTTCTGATTGTGTAAAGTTGTGAGTTTTCCCCAAATTCGACACTTCTTTGCTCCCTTCCGCAGAGCCCCCTCAGATCTGCAAAAGTTCTCTGTGCTTTTACCTTTATAATCCAGCTGCAGCGCTCAAGTGGTTGAGGGCGGAGATAAGAGTGCATATTGATTGACACACCGAGCAGGCGCTTCGCTTTCTCTTTTCCCCGCCCACCACCTCTAcccctccctctccctctctctctctttcgctcgctcgctcgcccttcctccctccctccctccttttttaattttgcgCAGAGGAAACGGGGGCAGGCGCTCGCAGTCTGTAAAGTTCAGTGCAACTTTAGCCGTCAGCTTGTTTGCTCTTGAAACTTTCCGTTTTGCCCCACTAACAGATGCGATTCTGAGAGTCCATTCGAAGAGAAGGAAGAGAACGAGGTTTTGACGTGCGGTAAAgcgactcctttttttttttttatctgagtgAACCTTCCGCCTGCTAGCGGAGAACAGCGCCGGCCGACGACGTACACTGTAACACAATATTAATTCTGCCTGAAACTTCACGAACCACTAAAAATATGTCAGGGAACGCCCATGCCAATGTTTATTGTATCTCCTTTATGTGACACGTCTCTTCCTGTTTAGTGATCATACTTGGCTACATGCTAAGAAACGCATTTTCTGacgatctgtttttttttttttttataatagcaataaaaaaagaaaactcactgCCACACAAAGCGATTGCGGCCTTTTTCCAGTTCAATGTTTAAAAAGTCGCGCTTTCCAAAGAGTATGAAACGCCAAAGTTTAAAACTGTGTGTTTATGCCTGTGTCCATTTTAATGTTTAACTGCCCCCGCAACCTCGCCTCGACTCATCCATAAAAGTTTTGCGTACTTTCTAAAGACTGGAATGTGCAATTCCAAGCCTCAGATTTAAGGTTACGACTGCGTGTGGTCattgactttcttttttaaacttcttAAACGTTACCCACTCTTTTGCCTGGGTAGATTTGCACATGGAAAAAGGCATTGGCAATGTCAGTTTGTGGGGTACGTATTCCAAGTGTGCGTgtttttttacatacattttttttttacgaaAAGTGATGTGCacaattggattaatttttttctccacttATTTGTCCATGCGTAgcaagaatgatttttttttaacttgaaagcTTTGGATTTATTTATGGGCGATTCTGTATTCGGATAATTTGGCTACCCAGCCTTTGCTCCTAAGGGTTTTGCATACTTTCTCAATAGGGAAGTATGCACATAAAACACTCCAATACGGTCTTGTGCGTGCCTCAGTGTGTGTATGATTCAAATCTGATGTCATTTGTTCTGTGTTCTTTTTAACTATATGTGTGCACGTATGGTTAGTGTTCGCGGATATTTAAATACTATAATCTTACACATGCGTTACCTGCAAAACCTAATATCCTCAGCATTGATAGTTTACGTGCAATAGTGTTTTCGTTCACTTATCTGCCTAAACACTttgcttttaaacttttattgtgttttcttaaaCTAACATTCTCATTTAATCCAATTGAATCACGTCTTGCAGGCGGAGTCCGCCCAGGCAGCACGGGGCCCAAGGCAGGACACAACGAGTGACAAGTCCATCGATGGGTTAATACGCTCTGCAGATTTAGTCTTTGGGTATGTTTGGGGGAAAGTGGTGTAaacttcatacacacacacatacaaataagaGGTGCAAATTCTACACGGGACAACAACCGCAGGCTGGGTGAGCAAGTGAGGCGACAGCGCTAGTCACTGCGCCATGGTGTCACAggtttaaaacttattttttatttttatttttgcgtACCTTGGGGTTTgtgcctgccttgcacccgataAGTGCAAAAATAGCCTCCTGCCCCACTGAGACCCTCTTCAGGATAAAGCGGGTTTAGTGGATGTATGGATGTTTAATGCGTTGGACGCATAATTGCATCCTTTCCAAGTAAACTTTCTAAGGATACTCaatcaaatgcaatgcatgtacaCATGGGTGCACGTAGTTGCGCTTGCTTTAATCCCCGCCCAGCAGACACACTGTGTAAACTTTTGCACGAGTACAACTATACATCTCGGATTGTACTGATTGTACGTGTGCACTTTTGAATGCTTCGCCCACCTTCACAAccaacacacacgcacacatacttTATTTGTAAACACTGCACTGAATTATAATTCGTGCACATTTAATTGAATTATATAAATAACTGCGCGAGTTTCATCCACCCTAACGCACATATAAACAAAGTTTATGTATTAACTTCTTCGGTTATCAAAATATGCAAGCACGCGAATGTTTCAATCTGTGCACTGGCAAGAACcgcaattatacaacttaaaaagGATCAACTTCTGGATTTAAATGTAAAAGGCATATCTGATGGGAAATGATTTAAAAACGGGCATTCTGTGCATTAGCTTTCAAGATGTACAGCTGAATGTGCGTGTTATTGTGCTACTAACTCCACCTCTCCTCCACCCCCCAAACTATCGCCGTCCCCCCCATTTATCGTCAAAGAGTGCATATAAAAGCTTCGGAATTAAGCTCTGAATGGGCTCGCTAGGGTACGCATTTACTCCAAGactctcttcttcttttcctagTTGTGTACTCCATTCAAGATTTAAGAACTTAACGGGACCTTTTTCTTTTAGTTTGCCACCACCGTTAACATTCTCATTAGTTCGTTCCCCACTATCATAAATTTCTAAAACAAGCAACATCATAACTAATaataagcttgtttttttttttaaataaatcatattaGTTAACATTCCTTCAACACATTTCTGAAGCCCAAACCAAGAATATGagccattgtgtttttgtttgtgcattagcggtttCTTAAATCAAACCTCTGCATGTAAAacccttttcatttaaaatttgcaAATTCATGCAGACGAGTTTGCGGACTTTTTTCCGTTTGCATATCTACACAAAGCGTTCCTGAACACTGCATTTGTTTAAATcctaaaacaactttttttttgtttttgaggagCGCGTGTGCGCGCCTGTTAACTGTCAGTATGTGCGCCTGTAAAAGAATGAACGTGCGGATTTTGGGGGAGGCTGTCATGCGCGTGAATGAATGTCGGGGAGGGGCTGTGGGGTGAATGAAGGATGGGAGATtagtgtgtgcgtgcgtgcgcgcgCACACCTTAATGGAGTTCACTACGAGAGTGTAAGACGGTTCACGGGCTTTTAGAAGTGTgtggtttcttaaaaaaaaaactcatgtgagaatttttttttgtagcctttttAAAATGCCCTCGAGGGATTCCGCCAGGGGTCTGCTTATCAACACACGCATACACAAGCATtaggcacatacagtatgtaatgcaGTTGGACATGGTTGAATTAGAGAGCCATACTTTTTAAGCGAATAGCCACACAACtcgtctttattttatatagcgccattaCGGCATGTTCCAGAATGTCATCCATATATAAGCCTATGCGAGCAGATGGTTTTGGCGCAGCGCGGTGTTGTGTTACATGCCGCGGTTTTGGCGGGAGTGTCGACTCCGCCCACCCCTACCCCCCCTTTACTGTACACAGTGTGTGTTGTAATGCCCGGGGTGGCCTGCCAGCTCTTGTGTTTACAGCACTGTGGCGCAGCCTGTTCAGATACGCCTCGCTCGGCCACTGTTTCAACTCGCAGGTCTTGCGCCACACTTGCACTCATAATCATAtcacaaatgtgtgtgtgtgtgtgtgtgtgtgtgcactcctCGGCCCCCCTCCTCACAGTGCTCAACACCAGTGGGTGACTGGCATGAGTGggtacctgtttttacatttttattaacagatCATGAAAATGCTATGGATGCAGGGGTGTGTTTGACAGCTGTTCTGCCTCTAAAAACTGCAACTTGACTGGGCTCTTGGAGGCATTTCTGACATAAATTctaataactgaagaaaaaaaaattaaacgtaAAGCTGACTGAAGATGTGAACTGCacactcattttttaaatattatgtattaTGGCCTTCTAGGAATGGTATTTTACACTGTGGCACCAGACACAGCATGTTGGGAGGTAgccaatttagatagatagatagatactttattgatcccaatgggaaattcacattaatATTAATAGGTATGGTGCAGACCCACAAACACGCATATACCTCTTAAAAGTACTTCTTCGTCTAGAAAGTGTGTCAAACCCCGGAACTGATTCTCAGAATAAAATCAACTCAACTTGCActtctgtgatattttttttctttttaagcacaCTCGTTTCTTTTAAGTAAAACCCTTATGAGATGAAAAGATTTACTGAGAACGAGTGAAAGTATGAGGGCACAGAAATATCATCTTTTCAAATCAGGCAGGTCTAACCAGGTGTGGGAAATTATTGGCAGCTGATCCTGTTTGACCTATTTGCTAGCTCAATTATGACTGAGAATACAATAGGGTTTTGTACAGCTAAACAAGCCTCCGCCTACAAGGAACTGCATGTTGGTGAAGAAATATGACAGCTGCATATTAATATTGTGCACTGATATATGTGTCATGGCTCACATATGCACAAGATCAAGGACTGAGACTTGTGTTTGTCACAtaaatcaaagaagaaaaaaaatgaaacactaaaAGCAAATCTCACAGATTGGGAGGCTGCGCATACTAGACTTGTCCTtggggcagagagagagagaaaaaaagaaagaaagaaagaaagaaagatttttgaATTGAAATTTATTAATCGACAAGTCATTTACATTAtcataagaaaaagaaacaaaactccaacacaagaaagaaagaaagaaagaaagaaagaaagtaaaatggATGAACTCGAATACCCTTTATGAGTCACCTTTATGACACACACTAAATATCATTCAAAGTAACTGAAACAAAGAAAGACTCTTAAATATAACATGGCTAATTTTGAGATTCCAATTAGCTAATGTTGCTCATCTTTAAGAGCCTACATGCACACCCTGAgagcatgcaaattccacacatgcAAGGTCATCGCCAGAAACCTGAACCTTTGAGGACACCATCCCTAACCACTGTGCCTATGGTGGTGCCCTGTAGCAATCACTAACATAGCATAATCTTACATTTACTTAATTTAGTTTAGGTGTGTAATGATGAAGAGCACTGGAGGAAACACAAGAACTAATCCAGAATGTGGTGCCAGTCCCCTGTAAAACCTACACTCAACACACACAATTCAGCATGGAGAATAAAGACTCCAGCTGCAAGATCCACGAGGCTGCAGCACCATCATGCTGTCCCTATTGTAAATATTATCATACAATAAAAGGAAAGGTTGTTGGTTCATTTTCACTATTCCACTCCTTCTAAGGCTCACAATGGCTACATGCTGAACTGGACAGACCAGGCCATGCTATCATGAGAACGTAAAAGATTATCACAGATGAGAAAAACACATTCACTCCATTGagtccatttgtttagctaatagctaagctgtcccagtatctcatccagttacttcttaaaggttgtcaaggtttctgcttcaactctaaGTCTTGGTAGTTTACTCCAGATTCCCAAAACTcggtgtaaagaagtgctttccggcttcagtcctaaatgcactctTCCCCACCCCCCCCCATTAATTTCCACTAATGTTCTTGAGTATGTGATCCACAATTAAGTtgaaaagaattctgctggatcatctttatcaaagcctttgaggattttggaGACCTGGAAGAGGTCCCCgctcagtctcctctgcttgagactaaacagatttaactctccgagtctgtcacagtaggacatgttctTTAGTCACTGGCTTCGTCTTTCTTGTAaagtggtgaccagaactgcacacagcactccagatgtggtttcactggtgcattatatagtctgagcacaatcaatcaatcagtcaatcaacatttatttatatagcacatattcatacaaaaaaatgtagctcaaagtgctttacaaaatgaatagaaaaatagaagacacaataaaaaataaacataagtcaacattaattaacatagaataagtaaggtccgatggccagggtggacagaaaaaacaaaccaaaaaaaactccaaaagctggaggaaaaaaaaaaaaatctgtaggggttccagaccacgagaccgcccagtcctctctgggaaatctacctaacataagtcaaacagtcctctttgtatttagggttttcatggaaggacctgatgatgatggtcacgtagacttctggctttcagtccatcaatgttggattttatttgccttttactttctcatatacaaagtatagggacagtattgtaatcgtccaaagattcgatgtcgagatttcgatgaatctgcggtgggttggcaccctgcccaggattggttcctgccttgtgccctgtgttggctgggattggctccggcagacccccgtgaccctgtattcggattcagcgggttagaaaatggatggatggatggatttcgaTGAATTCGACGTTTTAggctccctgactttctcatatatgaagtatagggaaagtattggaatcctccaaaaattccattttgagattttgatgaatctcaactttTTAGACCTTCCCGAGtccaaaaatactatttttggagttatgtctgtgtgtgtgtaaacacaataatctGAGTTCgctttcatttaggtcaaccaaattttgcatacaagtattcggtaaaaaacgtagatttctgtcaacttttaggctatttccattaaccagaagtggtgctttaccttttattcatgtagctgcaaagtccaatttattcaaatttgcttttataataattgttcaatatattattaatttgatttgttgttgataattctttaatgtacataataaaaaaatataatcatcttgcagtttactccttacATATCTATCCCTATATCCGAgaatatgagaaagtcgaggggagaccactcccgactTTTTTGTGTAATTGCTACTGCACATGGCTTGGGTGACGAAAAcgctgtgtcaacataaaccccgaAAACCCTTTTCCgaggttgtttcctgtaggtcagCGTCTCCTATCTTTTCTGTATAATTgacgttccttttgcccacatgtagcgctttgcatttttctacagtaaactgcattttccaagtgtttttttttcagcttctGTGCAACCTCTTCTAATGATTTGTGGCAAACTCCTAAGACTAGTTTTATTCATGaatcttaaacattttaaaacattgacTATAATTTGAAAATGTTCAACAAATAGAAGGAACCAATACAAACTCCGAATAGTGTATGCAAATATAAAACTAACCCAATTTGCGTGACACCTCATCAATTACTACgcatgccattttattttctggaTTAGCATTTTTCCTGTTAAGTGTCATGGTGGGGGTCCTTTTCCCACATAAGTGGGTGTAAAGCAGGAATCATCCCTGGACAGACTGCTAGTCCATTGAAGTGCACACTCATACTGTGGGACAAATTCCAAAGTCCCTACATGGAGCCCAGATAGCAGAAATTCCAGGTGAGATGTGAAACTTAAGTTCCAGAACTGTTGGCAGCTGTATCCCTCAGATCagtacaaatgtttaaaaattaacgtaatggaaacaaaaacaaacacaacctACCCTCCACACGATATGTTTTGAATATGAACACCAATATAAAGTTCATGGCACTAGcgatgcaaaatataaaaaaaaaaaaaaatatttaatcattaatgATTGTATAAACTGCTTTATTTGTCTGCTACTTCCACCCAATTGTTTGCTGACTAAGAGTTATCTTATTAAACGCATACTCTAGCTGGCTTCTTGCCAAATATTTTCACCTCCCTTTGCATCCTCCCTTCTCTTACAAGTGGCTGGTCTCACTAGGCCTAGAATAAAGCCGGCTAGCTTGCCCCTAATCACTTTTCTTTGAATAAAGACAGAATTACAGCAAGAACAATACAACACAGTAGACCTGAATTATAGCAGCAGAGCATttcacaaataaaagtaaatgagatcAAGAAGAGATGCCATCAGTCTCTTGGCTGAATAATATAGCATTTTGattatattgaaaaacaaaaggaaagttaAACAAGAAGTAAATGCCATGTAGCACCTTAAACTGTAGATCACCGACCCCCTATCCAGTGGTGCTTCATAGAGACTAATGAAAAAATGGCCAGAAGTTCTCAATCCCCCCTCTCTCCCTCTCATCCCCCGTATCCCAACATGTCTCTACGCTGGGTAGTTGTGAGTTAGTGCTGCTCCTCGACACAAGCTCTACCATAGAACCAAATAAAAGAGTATCTTATAAATGGTTGCCTTTGAATCCTCAGTCACTCAAACTTCCCACCACCATGCTAGGGGACGATACTGGAAGGTGAAAAACCAGGGATTGGAATTGCCAGAATAAATCTGTTAGAAGAAACAAGTGGGTATTGTGTGTGTCATGCTAACAACTTATTATTGAATGTTTCcttcatttagtgcctttcatagcaagCATAGaaggtataaaagaaaaaaataatgaagtgtaCATGCTCTGCATAagtacggaagccgagagaggatgtgcagtttcgttatttttttaagttgtttccTCAATATAACGGATTAATATTATCGAGATCTCGAGAAAGCgaactttgttttctcgagataacggaataattctatcgagatctcga
The nucleotide sequence above comes from Polypterus senegalus isolate Bchr_013 chromosome 18, ASM1683550v1, whole genome shotgun sequence. Encoded proteins:
- the zfp36l1a gene encoding mRNA decay activator protein ZFP36L1a codes for the protein MSTALVSPFFDLTEVLNKNNKMLNYNNNNILSPPLPAAAPCTAANTPNGPLLDRKAVGTPSVGVYQRRHSVTLTSPKFNQNQFLNSLKMESCSNGSGNNKENRFRDRSFSETGERLLQKPGGNGSAGGQVNSSRYKTELCRPFEENGACKYGDKCQFAHGSHELRSLNRHPKYKTELCRTFHTIGFCPYGPRCHFIHNAEERRGPPPQYPLSSSKLERPRLQHSFSFAGFPSSNGLQDSPTSVTPPPIFSADDLQDWASNPFTYSSQELANLFVPQLGGPVDSSAPAPTSPTAFYFRPMSESPQLFEPPPSPPDSLSDQEGYLSSSGSLSGSESPVLDTTRRLPIFSRLSISDD